The following are encoded in a window of Arvicanthis niloticus isolate mArvNil1 chromosome 1, mArvNil1.pat.X, whole genome shotgun sequence genomic DNA:
- the Mkrn3 gene encoding E3 ubiquitin-protein ligase makorin-3, whose protein sequence is MEESTAPYEAHAAAGAEAGAEGGEGVSAPPPPQFEASGASAVVSSASLQQASGLAPFLVAPVPASRRLASLRPAPAEGGGARSGPERNSGSWTKQILCRYYLHGQCKEGDNCRYSHDLSGRRRARGGQDSQPRASADRGPKMATHWEPPTQEVAEAPPTASSSSLPLIGSAAERGFSEAEIDNAGIGSAAEGGFSEAEIDNAGLAAGAVGGEGAEGWIGAIEFVPGQPYRGRMIPPHGPEAPLPSPPIEREHMAMGMGMPLLPLCRYAARGQCLRGDRCAYPHGEICDMCGQQALHPWDAAQQEAHRRACVEAHERDMELSFAVQRSMDKVCGICMEVVYEKADPSDRRFGILFSCNHTYCLKCIRRWRSATQFENRISKSCPQCRVSSGFVIPSEFWVEEEEEKEKLVQQYKEGMSQKACRYFAGGLGHCPFGEFCFYKHEYPEGWRDQPPRPGGGGSSSAYWHQVLEPVQLREGSVLFKSRKKEHSVLRLANQLLKKLLCLRGSFSISDDRWLLLQYQLEEYFSLNL, encoded by the coding sequence ATGGAAGAGTCTACAGCTCCCTACGAGGCCCACGCAGCCGCCGGCGCCGAGGCAGGTGCTGAGGGGGGGGAGGGTGTGTCTGCTCCCCCCCCTCCTCAGTTTGAGGCTTCTGGAGCTTCTGCGGTAGTCAGCTCAGCCTCTCTGCAACAGGCATCGGGCCTGGCACCGTTCCTTGTGGCTCCAGTCCCAGCGAGCCGCCGCCTGGCGAGTTTGAGACCCGCTCCAGCCGAAGGGGGCGGGGCCCGGTCTGGTCCGGAGCGCAACAGTGGCAGCTGGACGAAGCAAATCCTCTGCAGGTATTATCTGCATGGCCAGTGCAAGGAGGGCGATAACTGTCGCTACTCTCACGACCTTTCTGGGCGGCGGAGAGCTAGGGGGGGGCAAGATTCTCAGCCTCGGGCCTCTGCAGACAGAGGACCCAAGATGGCCACTCACTGGGAGCCCCCGACTCAGGAAGTGGCGGAAGCCCCCCCTACTGCATCCTCAAGCTCCTTGCCTCTGATTGGCTCGGCTGCTGAAAGGGGCTTCTCTGAAGCTGAGATTGACAATGCAGGCATTGGCTCAGCAGCTGAAGGGGGCTTCTCTGAAGCCGAGATTGACAATGCAGGCCTTGCAGCAGGTGCAGTGGGAGGAGAGGGTGCAGAAGGCTGGATAGGGGCAATTGAGTTTGTTCCTGGACAGCCGTACCGTGGTCGCATGATCCCCCCGCATGGTCCTGAGGCTCCTCTGCCGAGCCCGCCAATTGAGAGAGAGCATATGGCTATGGGCATGGGTATGCCGCTGCTGCCGCTTTGCCGCTATGCTGCCCGGGGACAGTGCCTCCGTGGGGACAGGTGTGCATACCCCCATGGAGAAATATGCGACATGTGCGGGCAGCAGGCCTTGCACCCTTGGGATGCAGCTCAGCAGGAAGCTCATAGAAGGGCCTGCGTTGAAGCACACGAGAGAGATATGGAACTCTCTTTTGCTGTGCAGCGCAGCATGGACAAAGTGTGTGGCATCTGCATGGAGGTTGTCTATGAGAAAGCCGACCCCAGCGACCGCCGCTTTGGCATTCTTTTCAGCTGCAACCACACCTACTGTCTTAAGTGTATCCGCAGGTGGAGAAGTGCCACACAGTTTGAGAACAGGATCAGTAAGTCCTGCCCACAGTGCAGGGTCTCCTCTGGCTTTGTCATTCCTAGTGAGTTctgggtggaggaggaagaggagaaggagaaacttGTTCAACAGTATAAGGAGGGAATGAGCCAGAAAGCCTGCAGGTATTTTGCTGGAGGCCTAGGTCACTGCCCATTTGGAGAATTCTGTTTTTACAAGCATGAATACCccgagggctggagagatcagCCTCCGAGACCAGGTGGTGGTGGATCTTCAAGCGCATACTGGCATCAAGTTTTGGAGCCTGTGCAGTTGCGAGAGGGAAGCGTGCTGTTTAAAAGCCGTAAAAAGGAGCATTCCGTGCTTCGCCTGGCCAATCAGTTGCTTAAGAAGTTGCTTTGCCTGAGAGGCAGTTTTTCCATCTCTGATGATCGTTGGCTCTTGCTTCAGTACCAGCTGGAAGAATATTTCAGTTTGAATCTGTAG